The following DNA comes from Streptomyces sp. NBC_00273.
GAGATCGTCGAGAACGGCCAGTACGTCGGTATCGGTGCGGTGAAGTACGCCGACCTGTCGACGTCGGCCTCGCGCGACTACAAGTTCGACTTGGACCAGATGGTCTCGCTGAACGGCGACACCTCGGTGTACCTGCAGTACGCGTACGCGCGGATCAAGTCGATCCTGCGCCGGGCCGGTGACCGCAAGCCGGTCGCGCACCCGGAGCTGGAGCTGGCCCCGGCCGAGCGTGCGCTGGGCCTGCACCTGGACCACTTCGGCGAGCTGATCGCCGAGGCGGCCGCGGACCACGCCCCGCACAAGGTGGCGGCGTACCTCTACCAGTTGTCGTCGCTGTTCACGACGTTCTACGACCAGTGCCCGGTCGTGAAGCCGGAGCCGGAGCTGGTGGTGGGCGAGAACCGGCTGTTCCTGTGTGAGCTGACGGCCCGCACGCTGACGAAGGGCATGTCCCTCCTCGGGATCCGGACGCCCGAGAAGCTCTGACATCGCTCCGTCCGCGCAACCCTCCTGCGCGACCCGCACAACCCGCGCCAAATGCGTACGGCCCCGGCAGCTGCTGCCGGGGCCGTACGCATTTCGTGATCTCCGCGACCACCACAATCCAGCCAACCCCATTAATCTGATCGTGTTCAAAACTTAGTGGGGGGACACCCGTGAAGAGCTTCAAGCGCATGGCCGCCGTGGCCGCGGTGGCCGTGGCCGGCCCGACCATCCTGACCGCGACGCCCGCGATGGCCGCCGACCAGCCGGCCGTCATCGTCCCGGACGTGGCGCCGAAGGACGACGCCGCCGACGCGGGCACGCCGACCCCGGCCGTGCCGGCCGTCCAGGCCCCGGCGCCGGTCGTTCCCGCGCCGTCCGTTCCCGCGCCGGTCGCCCCGGACGCGAAGGCGCCCGCGCCGAAGCCGGCGCCCGCCGCCGAGAAGGCTGCGGAGGAAACCAAGAGCGACGAGGACACGCAGGGCGCCGAGTACGACGGGATCCTCATGGGTCCCGAGGTCACGGTCGCCGGCATCCCGAAGGACGGTTTCAAGGCCGACGGCGGCTGGACCCCGCTGAAGGTGACGGTCGACAATTCCGGCCACATCGCCGTCCCGAACTACACGCCGAGCGTGACCGTCTACGAGGAGGACGGCAAGTTCAAGCCCTCGCAGATCAAGGTCGAGTGGAAGACCGCCGGCGGAACCTGGCAGGCCGCCAAGCTCGTGCAGGGCGAGGAGCTCGGCCCCGGCCTCCAGTACGCCTTCGGGACGGCCCCGTCCGTCACCAAGGACACCTCCTACACGGTCGACGTGCGGATCTCCTTCGCCGCGAACAGCCCGGTGGTGCACTTCGACCTGGCCTCGGACGGCAAGAGCCGCGTCGGGAACCAGGTCAACCACTCGCCCTCCACCTGGTACAGCACCCGGATCGCCGGTGCGGTCGGCGGACCCGAGGACCCGTTCGTCGAAGGCCCCGCGCTGACGGTGAACGGCGTACCGGAGAACATCAAGGCGGGCGGTGACTGGACGAACCTGTCCGTCCACGTGGACAACGCCGGGAAGCAGGCCCTGAAGGGATTCAACGTCGGGCTGGTCCTGGCCCGTCCCGACTGGGTCAAGATGAAGCCCTCCCAGATCAAGGTCGAGGTCCTCAGCAAGGACAAGAACGGCAAGGCCGGCTGGCACGAGGCCGAGGTCTGGTCCGAGGAGGAGAGCGTCTTCTTCGGCATCGAACTCGCGGGCGGCCCGGTCACTGCCGGCAAGAGCTTCGACGTCCAGGTCCGGATCCGCTTCGCCGCCGACGCGCCCCTCGGCTCCGTCAGCATCTTCTCCTGGGGCTCGTCGAACATCGACCCGGACACCCCGGAGCCGTGGGCGCAGTCGCGTTCCAAGGCCCGCCTGACGAACATCGTCGCCGCCTCCCCGGACACGGGCGGGAACGGCAACCAGCCGAAGCCGAACGGCGGCACCAAGCCGATCACCGACACCAACGGCAACACCGGCGACACCGGTAACTCGGGCAACACCGGCACCACCACCGCCACCACCGGTGGCGAGCTCGCCGCCACCGGCAGCGACCCGGCCACCACCTGGGCCCTCGGCGGCGCGGGCGTGGCCCTCGCCATGGGCGCCGCCCTGGTCGCGGGCACCGGTCGCCGCCGCCGCACCACCGCCTGAGGGTTGGGGCCCGAGAGGCCCGAGGCGCAGCCCGTGTTCACCCGTACGGCCCGATTCGGGCCGTACGGGTCGTACGGCCCGTGTCGGCGGACCGTACGTATTTCGCAATCCTGTAGCCCTCTGCAAGCTCCTCCCGCCTCACTAACCTTGGCGCCTCCCAAGGGGTTTGGGGCGGCTCCGGACATGTCCGGAGCCCGGGGAGGTAAAGAGCATGCAGTTCAAGCGCATGGCCGTCGTGGCAGCAGCCGCAGTGGCCGGCCAGACACTCCTGATGGCCGCACCTGCGATGGCCGAGGAGCATCCGGCGGTGACCGCGCCGGACGCGGTACCCGTGGACACCGCCGAGCCGTCGGACGGGGCGCAGGCACCGGCGAAGGAGAAGAGCCAGGAGCCGGCGCAGGAAGCGGCCGAGAAGAAGCCGGAGGAGAAAGCCGGGGGGCAGGCCGGGGAGAAGGCGCGGGCCGAGGACACCGGCGGGCAGCAGCCCGCCGTGCAGGCCGTGGCCGCACCGGCGGCGCCCGACGCACCCGCCGTCCCGACCGCATCCGAGGCCGGGGCCCAGACACCGGCGCAGGCCGCCCGGCCCGAGGCCCTTGCGGACGGTGAGGACAGCGGGTCCGACCGGATCCTGATGGGGCCCGAGGTCACGGTCCAGGGCATCCCGGCGGCCGGATTCAAGGCCGACGGCAGCTGGACCCCGCTCACCGTGACCGTCGACAACTCGGGCCATCTCGCCGTCGACGAGTACACCCCGGTGCTGGGCGTCTTGCAGGCCGCCGGACGGTTCGGGCCGGCCCACGTCAACGTCGAGTACCGCGCCGCGGGCGGGCCGTGGACGGCCGCCGTGCCGGTCCAGAGCACGGCCCCGACCCTGGGCTACGCCCTCGGCAGCGCCGCCACGGTCCCCGCCGGCCAGATCCGGACCATCGACGTCCGGATCAGCTTCGCCGCGGACACCCCCGTCGTACCGTTCGACCTGACGGCGGACGGCAGGGGCCGGGTCGGGACCGCCACCGGCAGCTCCCCCACGTCCTTGTACGCGACGAGGATCACGGGCGCGCCCGGCGACGAGGACCCCGTACGGGTCGAAGGTCCCGCCCTCACGGTGAGCGGGGTCCCGGAATCGGTGCGGGCGGGTGGCGACTGGACGGAACTCTCCGTCCGGGTGGACAACGCGGGAAGGGCCGAGCTGGCGGCCTTCGACCTGGGACTGTTTCTGGCCCGGCCCGACTTCGTGTCGATGCAGGTCTCGCAGATCACGGTCGAGGTCCTGTGGCCTGGCGCGGAGGGACAGCAGGCGGCCTGGCAGTCCGTCGAGATCGTCTCGGACGAGGACGGCTACTTCTTCGCGGGCGGCCTCGTGCGCGGCCCGATCGGCGCGGGCGCGGCCTTCGACGTCCCGGTCCGCGTCCGCTTCTCCGCCGACGCCCCGACCGGATCGGTCTCCTTCTTCGCCTGGGGCACGTCCCAGGTCGACGCGGAAACACCCCCGCCGTGGGCCGAATCCCGCTCGCCCCGCCGCCTGACCACCCTCCTGGAACCGTCCCCCGCCCCGGGCGGGGGGACACCCGGTGGGGAAACCCCGGGCGGGGGGACCCCCGGCGGAGAAACCCCGGGAGGAGGGACCCCCGGCGGCGGCGGGACACCTGGTAGCGGCACTCCCGGTAGCGGCACTCCCGGCGGAGAAGCTCCGGGAGGCGAGACTCCTGGAGGTGGCACCCCGGGCGGCGAAACACCCGCCGGGGGGACACCCGGCAACGGCACCCCCGGCGGTGCACCCGGCGGCAACGTGCCGGTGCCGAACGGCGGCACCGGGGCCACGCCGATCAGCACCCTCCCCCACAGCGGGAGCGACACCGGCACCACCGTCAACGCCAGCGCCCCGCTCGCCGCCACCGGCGCCGACCCGGCCACCAGCTGGGCCCTGAACGGCGCGGGCGTGGCCCTCGCCATGGGCGCCGCCCTGGTCGCGGGCACCGGTCGCCGCCGCCGCACCACCCCCTGACCCGCTCGGCTGCCGGCCCGGCCCCGTCACCCGCACGGGTGGCGGGGCCGCTCCCGTGGGACGGGCCGACGCGACCGGGCCGCTACCCCCTGACGAGCGCCCCCGCCCGCCACGGTCGGTGGATATCACCCGTTCGGCCCGGTTCGGGGTGTAGCGGCCGGGTAGGGGACGGCCCGTCCTTCCCCCACGCACCACGGAGGCCTCCGTGCCTGACATGAACGGCCCCTACAAGCCCGGCACTCCCTGCTGGATCGACCTGATGGTCCCCGACCAGCAGGCCGCCCTCGACTTCTACTGCGACCTGTTCGGCTGGCAGGGCGAGGTCGGCCCCGCCGAGCAGGGCGGCTACTCCGTCTGCACCCTCAAGGGGCAGCCCGTCGCCGGCATCATGAAGGCGATGAACCCGGACGGCACCGTCCCGGACCCGATGCCGCCGACCGCGTGGACCACGTACCTGGCCACCGACTCCCTCGACTCCACCCTCAAGTCGGTCACCGACGCCCACGGCACGGTCATGATGGGCCCGATGGACGTCATGGACCTCGGCCGGATGGCCGTGATCGCCGACCCCACCGGCGCCGTCGTCGGCCTGTGGCAGGCCGGCACCTTCGACGGCGCGGGCATCGTCAACGAGCACGGCGCCCTCATCTGGAACGAGCTGAACACCGCCGACGTCCCGGCCGCGGCCGCCTTCTACACCGCCGTCCTGCCCGTCACCACGACCCGGTCCGAGATGCCGGGCGCCGAGGACTACACCGAGTTCAAGGTCGGCGACCGCGCGGTCGGCGGGATGATGGACCTCGCCAAGCTGCCGGCCGGGGTGCCGCCGCACTGGATGCCGTACTTCCACGTGGACAGCGTCGACGAGATCCAGGCCGCCGTCGTACGGGCCGGCGGCAGCGTCATGGCCCCGGCCTTCGACATGGTGGCGGGCCGGATGGCCGTCCTCGCGGACCCCCAGGGCGGTACCTTCTCGGTCATCACCTCAACGGTCACGGAACAGCCCGTCTGACGTTGACCGGGTGCACAGGGCATGGTCCCCGCCCCCCCCTGTGCACCTCCTCCTTCCGTCTGCCACGTCATCCGCGGCAGACGGAAGCACCCAGGACGCGAATGCCCCCGACTGATTTCGGCAGTCGGGGGCATTCGCTCAATTACCGCACGCGCGGCATTCTTCGACCGGGGCGCGAGGCGATATCGACATCACCCCGAGAATTGGTCAAATCGGCAACCAAAGACCGCCGGGGCGCGACTGTGGCCGCGACTGCGACCGCGAGAATTCCACACGCCATGACCCAATAGGATCAGATGGTCTCGTTGGAGTTGGCCGGGTGGTAGAAATTCCAGCTCGCCTGACCGTGGTGCTGCCCGTCCGGGGAGTTGCCCGAGGGGCAGGCTCCGTTGTCGGGGCGACCGTTCCACCACATGGAGTAACAGTGGTTGCAGAAGCGCCAGTTGTTCTGGAACGTGTTCACGTTGCTGGGGAGGGTGGCCATGACAGCCTTCTTTCTGGAGTGGAGATGACGTGAGCCCCCACGCAATGAGCCCGGTGCGGCGAGCCTGCACATGGGGGCCGCGATCCGAACAAGCGAATACTACTCACCGAATACCAGGAATTCGAGCGCACCATGCCGCCGTGTCGGAATTTCAAATAACTCCATGCGCTACCATTCGCGGAGAAACGAATCTCTTGAGGGTGGAATTCGTTTCCACCTATGAATTTCAGGAAAGCGCATTCTGGGAAAATGTCACGGGCGCCCGATTCGGAACTCGCACCAGACGACCTTTCCGGGGGTCCGCGCCAGCACCCCCCATTCGTCGGCGAGCGCGGTGACGAGGGTGAGGCCCCGACCGTGCGGCCGGTCGCGGATCCGCGTCACTCCGGGCCCGCCGTCGTGCACCTCGATGCGGATGGTCGCGTCCTCGAAGCCGAACAGCCGCAGCAGGTAACCGCGGCCGGGCGGGACGCCGTACCGCAGGGCGTTGGTGGCCAGCTCGCTCACGCAGAGCAACATTTCGTCGTGGCGTTCGGTCACCGCCCACGCCCGCAAGGTGTCGCGCGTGAACTGGCGCGCAGCTGCGACGGTTCGAGGTGAGCGCAGGTAGAGGCGCTCGCGCACGAGCGCCGCCTGAATAGTTGGATTCACGGGACGATCGTCGCGTTGCGTGACTAGCGTGTGGCTGAGCGCGGACCCGTACTCCTTCATGAGTACGGGTCGGCACGGGGTATTCCGCGTGCGCGGGTGGGGAGTTCGCTGTCATGCCACCGAGGAAACGAGTACGGCCGAACGCGACGACCATGAAGATGGTCGGCGCGATGGTGGCCGCCGCCCGCATCGCCAAGAACCTGACCCAGAAGCAGCTCGGCGAGCTGGTCCGACTCGATGCGGAGACCATCGCTTCCATCGAGCAGGGCCGGCGCGCGCTGATGCCGAACGTCGCGGAGCTGATGGACTTCCACCTGGGCCTGCCGGGGTTGTTGACGGTGGCGG
Coding sequences within:
- a CDS encoding VOC family protein — translated: MNGPYKPGTPCWIDLMVPDQQAALDFYCDLFGWQGEVGPAEQGGYSVCTLKGQPVAGIMKAMNPDGTVPDPMPPTAWTTYLATDSLDSTLKSVTDAHGTVMMGPMDVMDLGRMAVIADPTGAVVGLWQAGTFDGAGIVNEHGALIWNELNTADVPAAAAFYTAVLPVTTTRSEMPGAEDYTEFKVGDRAVGGMMDLAKLPAGVPPHWMPYFHVDSVDEIQAAVVRAGGSVMAPAFDMVAGRMAVLADPQGGTFSVITSTVTEQPV
- a CDS encoding ATP-binding protein yields the protein MNPTIQAALVRERLYLRSPRTVAAARQFTRDTLRAWAVTERHDEMLLCVSELATNALRYGVPPGRGYLLRLFGFEDATIRIEVHDGGPGVTRIRDRPHGRGLTLVTALADEWGVLARTPGKVVWCEFRIGRP